Within the Zea mays cultivar B73 chromosome 10, Zm-B73-REFERENCE-NAM-5.0, whole genome shotgun sequence genome, the region CGAATATCCGAACATAATGATCACACACACATAGAATTCACAAATACATTCAGTATTTTCTAAAAACATCACTACTGCGATAATGTCTTTCTCAGGGGCAATtgaagaagaagggcgactcgaggcatCAGGTGTAGCCTTGACATCGGCAACAATGTCATTAGGAACAACTACACCAGGCCTTCTCATTAAGATCCGCCCctcgcgaatggctttgtccatagccttgtcgcacTGAGTTTTTAGAATGGCGTAGTTGTCCTCTGCAACTTTGGTAGCCAGTCGAGcagcctctagctcctgggcgactgaTTTCTTGGAGGCACGCAGATCTTTGACGATGGAGTCTTTGCTTGACACCAACTGTCTAAGCCGTAGGACCTCATCTTGGGACACTTGCAGTTCGCAATGATGATGATCCAGATTTGACATAGTAAAGCGATGgcttctctccaagatggttaaggAATTGTTAGCATCACGATACAACCTatctagattgtcacgagaagctgcAAGTGCTTGTCTCTCCTcctacaaacaagaatcaactctcAAGCATCCGGTAAACAGTAAAGCACGACAGAGCCAATTAAGTAAGTTTACCTTGTTAGCTGCCCTtttagagtcaagctgagcattgagaGAAGAATTCAAAGAATGTGCGTCGTccaaagaagcagaaacccgagccaggtcgatctgaccttgagaatacttctcctgaaGCTCGGAGTACCGTCGGGTTGAGTCGGCTTGATGTTGAAGATGTTTTTTCTCAAGCTCAGAGTACCGCCGGGCCATATCTGACAAAGCAGTCGAAGAAGGATACACAGTCAAAAACAGGTTGATCAATCagccaaggaagaaacaaagtTACCAACCAGCATTTGACGCTTTCAAATCAGCTATCTGTTTCTGAAGCAGCAATGGGTTCCATTACGTCAGAGACAGAGCCCCTTCTGGGATAGTGGCACCGTGTGATCTCAACTGAGCGGACATTCCGTCAACCAAAGCCTGTTATTAAAGACAAATGAGTACAAAGAAGATGATTTACCAGGAGGAACGACAGAACGAAAGAGCTAAGTTACCTGAAGATTAGAGAAGAATGAGGGTAACCCCATGTCATGAGAAGCTGTGTTGTAGCTCGACGAAGGAAGATCAACCGGAACAATTTGAAGAGCATCGTCGGGGGTTGACTCAGCCCCACTAGCAGATATCAGAATTCTTGCATCTGGCTCACTGACCTCCAAGGCGACTTGCTTGCTCGAAGTCAAAGAAGTATGCATCGCCATTACCCCATCAGATCGTGGTGGAGATGACCCgacatggacatccatggaggtgtgggaaggagagctcacttggacgccctcgggggctgggttgtagcTCGCGCCACCCACCAGAGCCAgatcattaccggcaacaccctcgggggctgggttgcagctcgcgctacccgctagagccggatcactaccggcgacatcctcgggggctgggtaaccgccagcaccaccctcgggggctgggttttctgcaacagccacctctaaggctgaaggatcctCAGTTACCTCCATGGGAGTCGGTGCACGGTCactcccattgggatcagcttctgcacggttacacccattggggtcagtctcaacaaggtcacacccattggagtCAGCTggtgcacggtcacacccattggggtcagcttcaacaGATACACCACCATTGGGATCAGCCTCAGTAAGGACCTCCGCTGGTACTTCTCCATAAATAGGAGCAGAAGGGGTCGTCATCCTGGTCCAAGCATGACAGTCGTCAAAGCctcctctttttcttcttcttctcctcagcaGGCGCATTTGGGCAGCTAACTTGGTGAGGACGCTTTGGGCGAATACCCTCAGACTTTCAAGTGTCCACTGTTTTGTTAAGCTCTTGTACAATCGTAATAGCCATTGGTTCAGCATGGGCCGAGTCAGAAGATTCTCCAGCCAACATATTGAGTACAACATCTATTTCTGCATCATCTGGACTCACCGACATCTCAAAATGAACTCacctctcatcattgggaagatcacaAAGAGGAGCAACCAGAGCCTCAATGTCttcaggagagggtcgcactctaagacccagaccactatcaccagcaggagggtTGGACACGAAATGAAAAAGGACCTAGgaggtggcagattccaagcagagtaggcaacaggagcaccaacatttgatactttgCCCCTCAAGATCATGTCTAGTCAGCTCACCAGATCCTCAGTAGGAATtttcctgttggtaacccgagtcgagTCAGTAATGCATATTTTTGGTGATCCTATTGAGTTAGCAACTCAAGTTAGAACAAGAGAATTTGAAGTGGAAGAGTGCCATTAATAGGTTAGAAAAATGGAAGGTGTTGGTCCTAACCTTGATGTAAGCAGCATAATGACCCTCTTCTAAGCTTATGACAAAGTTATCCTCATCCCAAAGAGCGCCACTAATGTCCTTCAGTTTGCAAACCTTGACCCACCTAGACCTCCACTTACGAAGGTGATTGTACACTTGTTGGCCTGTTACTTCTTGGCCACAGAACTCAGAGACATTTTTAACAACATAGTTATGGTGGATTTCCTTAAAACCCTTGTCGATCTTAACCCCATTTACTATCAAGTCAACAAAACGACGGAGAACAAACCCAGACATTACAACAATCCACCTAAGAGCGGGCCTAGCCCCCTGACCAGCAACCTCAGAGACCATGTCAGCCATAACTAGAACAAGTAAAAGATTAGGGGGAAGAGTAATATAGTAGTGACAGATAATAGAAGTAGCATAGTAGTAACATAGATAGTACAAGTAACATAGAAGTAACAGAGATAGTAGAAGTAATAGAGATAGTAGTAACACAGATAATAGAAGTAATAGAGACAGTACAAGTAACATAGAAATAACAGAGATAGTAGAAGTAATAGAGATAGTACAAGTAACAGAGATAGAAGCAACATAGATAATAGAAGTAATAGAGATAGTAGAAGAAACATAGTAGTAATGTCATAGGAAAGTTCATTATTGCTAGTCGACAATGGTATCAGGATGTAAGTAATGTCATCATTGCAACTGAGCACATCACATAAAGGAACTCAAACAAAGAAATTGAGTTCAAAATTGTAGATAGTTCATCATTGCTAATAGACAATGTTCTCAGCCAGCAACTTAGCACAATACATAACGACCACTATCCCCTATGTGAGGCCCTATTCTACCACATTTGTTGAGCCCAATTGTCCCTGGTAGCAGACCAGGCAGCATTGTCCATGAAAAGGTCATGGGGAGCTTCCTCATGAACTTGATTTGCAGCCCATGTTTCTTCTAGTGGAATATGTTCATCATTCCCACGACGAATAATCCAGTTGTGGAGGATACAACAAGTTAGGACTAGCTTTACTTGTGTCTTGTATGGATGGAAAGGTTTGTATAATATTTTGAATATGTTCTTCAAAGCACCAAAGGTCCTCTCTATTATCACCCTTAGTGATGAATGTCTAAGGTTGAAGAGCTCTTTTGGGTTGTGTGGATTCCTCCCCCTGTATTCACTCagggcttgtttgggagcaagTGAACAACAAAGGATTATAGCCCCCTCAATTCTCTTTATTTCActtgctcccaaacaagccctcAAGTGGTACCGTGTGGCACGATAAGGGGGTAAAAACCTAGGTCTGACATCATAACCAACATCCACAAGGTAAAATTTAATTTACCTAACATCATATATCATATATTAGGGCATTGTGTAGACCAATATTAGGGGATACCAAGGAAACTAATTTTTACCTTGGGACACTTTTATACCATCTTCTATCTCAAGGGCATCAACAAGGATAAGGGCATCATGTGTTGATCCCTCCCAGCAAGCAAGAACATATGTAAACCTTAGATCAAAGTCTACAACAACTAAGATGTTCTGTGTTGTGGTGTGTTTCCTACCAAGGAAGGCAACCCTCTGATTTCTAGGAACTCTTGCTAGCACATGAGTGCCATCAATGGCATCAATACAGTCCTACACATTAGAGCAAACATTTGTTACTACAAATCCAACATGAAAAGTAGTGGTGTGTTTGGATTTGGCTGACCTTGAAATATGGGTACCATCTATGGCTATCTCTAATTTTGGTTGGCGTAACAGTTGAAGGTGGCAAGATCATTTCATTCCTCAGTTCACCAACAACATACAATACTTCTCTAAAGTATCTGCTGATGGTCTCAATAGACCTTCGAAAGGTCATGTGTATAACTCTAAACCTTTGGTTATGACCTACCACATGTAAAAACATGGCAACATGCTCCTCTACTGAGCTATGAATGCTATCTCTCAATAGTTGCCTAGTGCGAAAAAGGTCACACAACTGCATAAAAGGGGCTCTTCTCATCCTGAGTAAGTCAACACACTCAACATCAATGGATTCATAAATGAATCTCAGGTTGTTTTGCCTCTCTTGGTCTCTTTGGTGCATTGGGCCATAAGTGATACACCTCCTAGCATGCAGTCGATGCCTCAACCATGCATCCAACTAGGCTGACATAACTGCTACAAGGACCACTGTCTTTGCAATTAGCCGACAGCGTGCAATAGCAGGATTCATTGCTAGAGTAATAATATAGAAAAATGAGATTAGAGGTCTAAGTTGGCTCAGATGTGTTGTGCTAGTTGCTAAAAAAGGAAATTCATAGAACATTGTTATATAGCTCAGATGCATATTAGCATCATAGAACATTGATCTATAGCTTAGAACATAATAGTTTTAACATAGTGATGTGCTAGCTGCAAATATATGAAAACAAATTCTTACACGAGCCACGATTGTGACATACAAGAGATGTGCCACCTAGAGGCATTGAATCATCACGTACCATTGATCGACAACTCAGAGAGTAATAAAGAAGTATGAATATATTCAAAAGTATGAATATATTCCAAAGTAGGAGCACACCGTTGGTAATAGAATAATAGGTAACTATCATTCATAATAGAAAAACATGTAACTATCATTGGTAATAGAATACCATATAAGGTAACCATCATTGGTAACAAAGTAGCATGTATCATGTAACTATCATTGGTAATAGATAGTTCAACAGAATAACAAGTAACTATCAATGATAGAAGGTAACTATTATTGGTAATAAAGTAGCAGGTAACACGACAAGCAATTTACAAACTAAGATTTCAATGTTCAAAACAAATTTTACCGATGATCCTATGGTTCAGGGGTGGGAGAGCTCGAGGGCGAGAGGACGGAGAGCTCGAGGGCAAGAGGAGACGGGGAGGGAGAGCTCGAGGGAGGGGAGAGCCAGAGGGAGAGAAACCCTAGCGTGACTGCGCGAGCGCGTCCTGGCTCGCGAGAAACGGACCTTTTGGTCGTCCCGTGGGCCTGGATGAGGTTGAGTATTTGCATGAGTGTGGTCTGGCCCAGAGACAAACTCAGTCAACCAAACAACTAGACTCGTTTTATTTTTGCATCCGATGGGCCATGCACCGATGGACGCGGGCAACCAAACAGCTGCTTAGTTCCACACGATGCAATTGCAAATTTTCAAGCAATGGATGGATTACAGAATCAGAGTTTATATATTTTCAGCACTGTCATGATCCATATCATCACCACCACCAGCAGCATTAGGAGGAGGATCTCGATTCAGCTGTTCATAACCATCATCGTCGGTATCACTCTGCACAACGTGGATTGTGGCGCCGAAGAGCATTATGGTGTTCACTTTTTGGCCTGGACCTGGACGCGGCGGGTTGTTGGGAGGAGAAGCACTTGTACGCGGTGGCATCTGCTCCAATATCATGGCCATGACCTGGCTTTCCGACTCCATCAGTGGCAGTGGGTAACATAAATCTCCAAGGCCGCCGCAAATAGAAGGGTAGGCAATACGCTGGACTTGCCAAGCATTCACAAATCTGCCCAGTTGTGCTGAAATTGCAGAGGAGGCAACATCCCAGTCGATCTGCATGCAGTTGTAATACAAGAACACGACAAAAGTTATAGCTACAACAAAGAAATACCAAATCAATATGATAAACATAGATGGAGGCAACAGCACAAACATTCACTTGTACGAAGCCGATCTAAAACAAGAAAATCTGTTTGTTTAACACGATGAGTTACTAATAATACTGCAATAGGTAATTAGCTAGATAAGGGTCATCATAATTCAAAACCTCGAGCGCCCGCCAGATTTTCTGGTGGATCGCCTTGACGTGGCCGTCGGCCCACATGGTGCGCCGTGTGTCCTCGGCCTCCGCGAACTGCATGAGTACGTGCGAGCCTGGCTCCCAGAGGGTGTCGAGCACGCCTTCCACCTCGTTGCGCGGGACGACGAACTCTCCGGCGGCCTTCCTCGGGTAGTAGGTGACCGTGAAGGGCCTGCCCTCGGCGGCGAGGCGCGCGGCCTCCATGACGTCCTTGGGCGGCACCCGCGCGAGCGCGttgcggggcgggggcgggggcggctgaTCCGGGTCTTGGGCGTCGCCCCCGGTCCCCGGGCGGTGCAAGGTGCCCGCGTACCTGGGCATGCGGCGCAGGCCGACGATGAGGTCGCCGTTGGGGCGGCGCATGAAGACGATGATGTCCCCCGCGACGAGCAGCTTGGCGTTGACGAACTTGCTCCAGCCGGTGGTGAGCACGTGTCGGGGCTGCTTGGCGCGGTAGACGTGGCGGAACTCCCACTGTTTGCCCGTGGTGTCGTGCATGACGAGGTTCTGCATGGGCGGGTCGGCCTCGAAGTCGACCTTGGGCCATACGTGGTCCCCGCAGTAGCGCGGGACGCAGAAGGATCCACCGCCGTTGGCGTCGCTCTGCGAGAGCTCCTTGATGGAGTAGCTGAGGGGCTCCCGCGGCGGGCTGTTGCTGCTGCCGGGGTCCGGACGAGAAGCGGCGGCGAGGCCTGGCCTGAGGGAGATTTTGGCGAACACCTCGTCGGTCTTGTCGTCCGCGCCGAGGCTGATGTCGGTGACGGTGCAGGGGAAGAAGTGCGGCGCGGGGAGCGGCGCTGGCAGGTGCGCGGGGCACTGCTCGGCGTGGCCATCGGGAAAGTAGTAGACATCGTCGCCGACGGTGGGGAGGCGGGAGAGCGGGGCGGCGCAGGCCAGCCAGACGTCGCGGTCGACGATGCTGTTGCCGTGGCCGTTGGCGAGGGGGAGCGGTGGCTGCGGCTCCATTGTCTTGCGACTTGCGAGTAACTAGGGTTTGGCGAAGCGGAGGGAGGGAGGAAGATTGGGACGGAGGCAGGGAGGATACAATATAATTAACACAAGCGATAGATGGATGGATCTCATAcgtacatacatatatatatactaaAATAATGATGGCACGAGTAATTTGATTCGAATAATGCTTATTAGCACAAGTAATTTGATATGAATTTGATGGcgccgcgcgcgcgccagccatTTTGATTTTGTCTTGTGTTTTTTTTTACGGTTTACGAGCAAATAGAGAGACTACTAGCTAAACCGACGGGATGGGTAACAAACCATTTGTGCTGTTGTACATGTTTGTTTGCATGGACATGTTTATTTTGAATTAATGATCTAGCCTAAATAACCTAGCAGGTTACGAGCATCTTTGTTTATGGACTGGTCTCTTTAATGATAATTTGTTTAATGATCTAGCATGTTTATTTTGAATTAACCATTTGTGCTGTTGTACATGTTTGTTTTCCGGCAACAAACTCTACACAGCCGTGTTCGTGTGTTTGCACATATTGGGCCTGTTTGGTTGACTGGTTGGCTGAGCCTGTTTCGTATCTAGTGAGCCTGGCTCTGACTAGACACATTCAACTTCTTGTGTTTGGTTGTCTGCATGCAATCAGTCTGTTTTATGAGAGATGTTGTTTGGTTGCTGGTATGAATATTTGTTGTATGAGTTAAAAATGTTATTAAATAAATGAAAATTATATTAGTAGACAGTAATTATATGTTAAAATTATTTAATAGACACTAACTACATGTTAATAAACACTAATTATATACTAATCTTAATCACGTAATTTTTTTATTTAAAATATACATAGCATGTGTGGTCTAGTTTCGTTCGTAAAAATATCAGAAACACAGATATGTAATCGGTTCGGTAATTAAATCTTTTAATTACAGGATATAACAAAAAAACCAATAAAACCAACATCTCGATTTGCGTGCACGAGTAAACAGCAGACTCGCCCAAGCCTGGCCGCGCGCGTGCGACCGCGCGGAGCGTTCCCGCCGGGCCTGGCTCGCGGCGCTTTAAAGTTCGTGCTAGCCTGTCTCTTGCAATACAGCCAACCAAACAAACACTATATTTTGTATATGCAGATACAGTTGCATCTATAGGGAAGACAACCAAACACATGGATTATGAATGCTTTCGTTTTGTTTCTTATTTATCGAGAGACCTCAATCGGATCAGTGAATTTGATATGAACTTGATGGCGCCGCGCGCGCCAGCCATTTTGGCTTCTGTTTTTTACAGCTTACGAGCAAATAGGGACTGCTAGCTAAATCGACGGGCCTTTTTTTTCGATAAGAACCCGGCCCCTACAGAGGCTCTTCTAGGGGAAGAATTTGTTTCTAACGTGTCATATTATGGACATGTTAATTTGTTTGGATTATAATATGTCCAATAACTTATTTTAAATTTATGATCTAGCCTAAATAATCTAGATGAGAAACATACACATATTATTAGACCATATTATATGATCTGAAAGTCAAATCATCATAAAATGTATATATAATTTGGGCCTTTTTGTTTTAGCTTATAATatgtccagattatataatctaatttAAATAAGTTATTTGagaaacaaatatatatatatattattaggcTAAGTTATTATAATCACATAAACTGCTCAACACACCCTTATTTCAACTTATTTGTTAAAAATATCCGCTACCCATAGCAACGTAACTTCGAGAAATACCCACCATTACCACTCCTTCAAAAACGTTTAATCTATTTTTCTTGCTCCTGCGACACATGACTAATGATTAAAATTAATAACCAAAGTTCTAATAAATTAGGTTGTCAAATAGCTACACTTAGGGATTATTTAATGTAGTTACACTGGAGCAGGAATAGAACAATACCCAACCACCGAAGCGGTGAACACAATCAAAATAATAACCGTGATTTTTTTACAGATCTTTGTTTGTGGACTGCTCTTTTGCTGCTAAACCTACCGATGTTTTTTCCGGTAACAAACTCGTGTTCGTATGTTTATACAAACTCTACACAATCGTGTTCGTGTGTTTACACAACTTGTGTATGCTGTATGATTATCAAAGCTAGATCATCCATGAGAGGAGAGCACAATTCACATGCGTTCCTttcattttattttttatttatcaAGAGACCTCAATCGGATTATTGAAATATCCTGCACCAAGACATACAGTTCAAATGAAACAAAGGCATTCCATGTAGAAGCGTATTTCTCTAATAATAAACAAAGTACAATAAAAGAGAGACAAAAAAAAACCAAAGGTTCCACCGGGATTTGAACCCAGGTCGCCAGATTCAAAGTCTGAAGTGCTAACCACTACACCATGGAACCTCTTGTTTCTCTTTCTCCTAGACAAATTATATATATTCTAAAACAAAAACTACTCTCTGGCAACTGCAGCTGATAGCAGAATGCGTGTTAGGAATTGCTCAATCAGATCCCACAGTTTGCATCATCTGTACATTTATTTTCTGTTTACTATATGAGAATGAATTCTCCTCGATTTTAGTTAAAACTATATTATATATGCTCACTCTAACTCTTCTTCAATACATGTCTATATATCCACATAAAACAAATATATGCCAGCCAGTTCGCCACTGGACAGCCCGGTCCCATATCTCATGATGCTTCaatttcattttcttcttctagaATGTTATACTTGGTGAATGCAGCAGTCACGTTTTTTTCTAAACAAGGAGATTTATAGTAAACATAGTAAAATATAAGAGTCATGCATCTATCGTAGCCGGTGTTTAAAGctaaaaaaatatattacaaaTAGTTTCAATAAGAATTTAATTAGAGCTAATTTG harbors:
- the LOC100283112 gene encoding Auxin response factor 13 translates to MEPQPPLPLANGHGNSIVDRDVWLACAAPLSRLPTVGDDVYYFPDGHAEQCPAHLPAPLPAPHFFPCTVTDISLGADDKTDEVFAKISLRPGLAAASRPDPGSSNSPPREPLSYSIKELSQSDANGGGSFCVPRYCGDHVWPKVDFEADPPMQNLVMHDTTGKQWEFRHVYRAKQPRHVLTTGWSKFVNAKLLVAGDIIVFMRRPNGDLIVGLRRMPRYAGTLHRPGTGGDAQDPDQPPPPPPRNALARVPPKDVMEAARLAAEGRPFTVTYYPRKAAGEFVVPRNEVEGVLDTLWEPGSHVLMQFAEAEDTRRTMWADGHVKAIHQKIWRALEIDWDVASSAISAQLGRFVNAWQVQRIAYPSICGGLGDLCYPLPLMESESQVMAMILEQMPPRTSASPPNNPPRPGPGQKVNTIMLFGATIHVVQSDTDDDGYEQLNRDPPPNAAGGGDDMDHDSAENI